One genomic region from Nocardia vinacea encodes:
- a CDS encoding crotonase/enoyl-CoA hydratase family protein — protein MNQPDSEAFSNHAGARPAAWYENWTEVPDSPWRDRPEPAGEREYRTLTYERDGRIARITFNRPEKGNTITPDTPVELAHAVERADLDPRVHVILISGRGKGFCGGYDLDMFAEQGSHGVDGTIDTTGTVADPVVQAVNHNPWGTWDPMIDYAMMSRFNRGFASLMNANKPTVAKLHGFAIAGGTDIALYSDQIICADDTKIGYPPTRVWGIPAAGMWAHRLGDQRAKRLLFTGDCISGKQAEEWGLAVESCPADELDERAEALVARIARMPINQLMMAKLALNSALHSQGVTNSAMVSTVFDGISRHTREGYAFQLRSATVGFREAVRERDEPYGDYKRAQFRAEE, from the coding sequence GTGAATCAGCCTGATAGCGAAGCCTTTTCGAACCATGCGGGCGCCCGCCCCGCGGCCTGGTACGAGAACTGGACAGAGGTACCCGATTCGCCGTGGCGGGATCGCCCCGAGCCCGCCGGCGAACGCGAGTACCGCACACTCACCTATGAGCGCGACGGGCGCATCGCACGCATTACCTTCAACCGCCCGGAGAAGGGCAATACGATCACCCCGGATACCCCGGTCGAACTCGCGCATGCGGTCGAGCGGGCCGATCTGGATCCGCGGGTGCACGTCATCCTGATATCCGGGCGCGGCAAGGGTTTCTGCGGCGGCTATGACCTGGATATGTTCGCCGAACAGGGCAGCCACGGTGTCGACGGCACGATCGACACCACCGGTACCGTGGCCGATCCGGTGGTACAGGCGGTCAATCACAATCCCTGGGGCACTTGGGATCCGATGATCGACTACGCCATGATGAGCCGGTTCAACCGCGGTTTCGCCAGCCTCATGAACGCGAACAAGCCGACCGTCGCGAAATTGCACGGCTTCGCGATCGCGGGCGGCACCGATATCGCGCTCTACTCCGACCAGATCATCTGCGCCGACGACACCAAAATCGGCTATCCGCCTACCCGGGTGTGGGGTATTCCGGCGGCGGGCATGTGGGCGCATCGCCTCGGCGATCAGCGCGCCAAGCGGCTGCTGTTCACCGGTGACTGCATCAGCGGAAAGCAGGCCGAGGAATGGGGCCTCGCGGTCGAATCATGTCCGGCCGATGAACTCGACGAGCGCGCCGAGGCATTGGTGGCACGCATCGCACGCATGCCGATCAACCAGTTGATGATGGCCAAACTGGCGCTCAATTCCGCGCTGCATTCGCAGGGCGTGACGAATTCCGCAATGGTCAGCACGGTATTCGACGGGATCTCGCGGCACACGCGCGAGGGTTACGCCTTCCAACTGCGTTCGGCCACCGTGGGTTTCCGCGAGGCCGTGCGCGAACGCGACGAACCATATGGCGACTACAAGCGCGCCCAGTTCCGCGCCGAGGAATAA
- a CDS encoding serine/threonine-protein kinase — protein sequence MTSQRQPLTVGSIFGHYRLDRLLGRGGMGEVYEAYDMRKRRSVAIKVLLERLAQDEGYRERFQREADAAARLREPHVIPIHDYGEIDGRLYIDMRLVDGASLPSVLQSNGPMPAPQAVAVIRQIASALDAAHAEGLVHRDVKPDNILLTPDGFAYLVDFGIAHSDADHRLTTHGAVIGSFSYMAPERFRAEHTTPAVDVYSLACVLYECLTGARPYRGTTDAEIISAHLFEPVPRPSTIRPNVTPALDAVIESGMAKNVRERYRAAGDLAHAAEAALTSAGAVTEGHTAVSATDERTSNSETGQVSSPDTATRDDLLSVARKPDTEPSDVAQPEAETRDTQGVTVAEPRRRRRMLTALVLALAAVIAAGAGFGAWTLLGDRKGTAVADATALRDADIDLLKVVAQTGRKRSTCQHEQPDTSTTVAVIFCPDHPAASESAVRYMRFRNLDALRDYYNLLIRTFQGTNCPGDPAGPDGPVMYEGKEIGRKACIANRADAPDVPKPSLLLTDEPQLALAFFIWPSPSDQPLRDYVSKSAASQFLTAEAARDPDFFTPEDRVVLGHLGNAYGPGNCRHVPPPGGTVIAAIACSTPPDYPAALFYGFPDSQSADTLYRADLGVLGGHSCGGGGADEVWRSGGKDIGRFFCFLDNDPDLGTRTCLIAVYSDAHLIAQFCTLVPENPLPGPKTEAQLRDWFDTHVN from the coding sequence ATGACGAGCCAGCGTCAGCCACTGACCGTGGGCTCGATATTCGGGCACTACCGGCTGGATCGGCTGCTCGGGCGCGGAGGCATGGGCGAGGTCTACGAGGCCTACGACATGCGCAAGCGCCGCAGTGTGGCGATCAAGGTGCTCCTCGAACGGCTAGCGCAGGACGAGGGGTACCGCGAGCGGTTCCAGCGCGAGGCCGACGCCGCCGCGCGACTGCGCGAACCGCATGTCATCCCGATTCACGATTACGGCGAGATCGACGGCCGCCTCTACATCGATATGCGCCTGGTGGACGGTGCCAGCCTGCCGTCGGTACTGCAGAGCAACGGGCCGATGCCGGCGCCGCAGGCGGTGGCGGTGATCCGGCAGATCGCCTCGGCATTGGATGCCGCACATGCCGAAGGACTGGTCCACCGTGACGTCAAACCGGACAATATTCTGCTCACGCCGGATGGTTTCGCCTATCTGGTCGACTTCGGTATCGCGCATTCGGATGCCGATCATCGGCTGACCACCCACGGTGCGGTGATCGGTTCGTTCAGCTATATGGCGCCGGAACGGTTCCGGGCCGAGCACACCACGCCCGCGGTCGACGTCTACTCACTGGCGTGCGTGCTCTATGAATGCCTCACCGGCGCACGGCCGTATCGGGGCACCACCGATGCCGAGATAATCAGCGCACATCTGTTCGAGCCGGTGCCGCGACCGAGCACGATCCGGCCGAATGTGACGCCCGCGCTCGATGCCGTCATCGAGAGCGGCATGGCAAAGAACGTGCGCGAACGTTACCGGGCCGCAGGGGACCTCGCACATGCGGCGGAGGCGGCGCTGACGAGTGCGGGCGCGGTTACCGAAGGACATACGGCGGTATCCGCGACCGACGAACGAACCTCGAATAGTGAAACAGGACAAGTCAGTTCACCCGATACCGCGACTCGTGACGACCTGTTATCCGTTGCTCGGAAACCGGATACGGAGCCATCCGATGTCGCGCAGCCCGAAGCCGAGACACGCGATACACAGGGTGTCACGGTGGCCGAACCGCGCCGCCGACGCCGCATGCTGACCGCGCTCGTCCTGGCACTCGCCGCCGTGATCGCCGCGGGGGCAGGATTCGGAGCCTGGACCTTGCTCGGCGATCGTAAGGGCACCGCGGTCGCCGACGCCACCGCACTGCGCGACGCGGATATCGATCTGCTGAAGGTCGTCGCCCAGACCGGCCGCAAACGATCCACCTGCCAGCATGAGCAGCCCGATACCTCCACCACCGTCGCGGTCATCTTCTGCCCGGACCACCCCGCGGCCAGTGAGTCGGCGGTCAGATACATGCGTTTCCGCAATCTCGACGCACTGCGCGACTACTACAACCTCCTGATCCGCACCTTCCAGGGCACGAACTGCCCGGGCGACCCCGCCGGGCCGGACGGCCCGGTGATGTACGAGGGCAAGGAGATCGGTCGCAAGGCGTGCATCGCCAACCGCGCCGATGCACCCGACGTGCCGAAACCATCCCTGCTGCTGACCGATGAGCCCCAGCTGGCACTGGCTTTCTTCATCTGGCCGTCGCCGAGCGACCAGCCGCTGCGCGACTACGTGTCCAAGTCCGCCGCCTCCCAGTTCCTGACCGCCGAAGCCGCGCGTGACCCGGACTTTTTCACCCCCGAGGACCGCGTTGTCCTCGGGCATCTCGGCAATGCCTACGGTCCGGGGAACTGTCGGCACGTGCCGCCGCCCGGCGGCACGGTGATCGCCGCCATCGCGTGCAGTACCCCGCCCGACTATCCCGCCGCACTGTTCTACGGATTCCCGGACAGCCAGTCGGCCGACACCCTGTACCGGGCCGACCTCGGGGTGCTCGGCGGACACAGCTGCGGTGGCGGCGGCGCCGACGAGGTGTGGCGCAGCGGGGGCAAGGACATCGGCCGATTCTTCTGCTTCCTGGACAACGATCCGGATCTCGGCACCCGGACCTGCCTCATCGCCGTGTACTCCGATGCCCACCTGATCGCTCAGTTCTGCACGCTGGTACCGGAAAACCCGCTCCCCGGACCGAAAACCGAAGCCCAACTGCGGGACTGGTTCGATACGCACGTCAACTAG
- a CDS encoding YybH family protein encodes MSDDEKQIRILIERWAAAVHTGDLAGVLADHADDIVMFDVPPPNEGVRGIDAYRDIWPGFFEWQASGATFDIVSLEVEAGADVAFAHALLLCGTAEDFARDPAKRLRITFGLRKQYGRWVVVHEHHSFPDDTAEPEA; translated from the coding sequence ATGTCCGATGACGAGAAGCAGATCCGGATCCTGATCGAGCGGTGGGCGGCGGCGGTGCATACCGGCGATCTGGCCGGCGTACTCGCCGATCACGCCGACGATATCGTGATGTTCGATGTCCCCCCGCCGAATGAAGGTGTGCGCGGCATCGACGCCTACCGGGATATCTGGCCCGGCTTCTTCGAATGGCAGGCATCGGGTGCGACATTCGACATCGTTTCGCTGGAGGTAGAAGCGGGTGCAGACGTGGCATTCGCGCATGCGCTGCTGCTGTGCGGCACCGCGGAGGATTTCGCCCGCGATCCGGCCAAGCGCCTGCGGATCACCTTCGGCCTGCGCAAACAGTACGGACGCTGGGTCGTGGTGCACGAGCACCACTCCTTCCCCGACGACACTGCGGAACCCGAGGCCTGA
- a CDS encoding BTAD domain-containing putative transcriptional regulator, translating to MSDMRAEFGVLGPVQLTIDEVAQPLGGVKQRAVLAYLVVNANRPVSTEALAQAVWEENPPPDIRISLHTIVSNLRKPLRDAGLDARTILSRAGTGYRITVPADSCDVQRFRRRKESGLRAMAAGRFSVASEVLSSALGQWRGTALADLQGLGFADAFATALDDERIGVIEARAQAEIAQGRADGVITELAELADRYPLREPLWEQLITALYVSGRQSDALEALRRLRVTLVDELGIDPVASIRELEGKMLRQEPLTPPADAVASALRVTTVVDLIAPGSQAYLRDSTGQTFPITGPFTRIGRLPDNDIVLDDGKVSRHHAVIVSNGVTCVLKDLLSSNGVFVGGVRVIDGAALTDGVTIRIGDTEFTFGVMPHN from the coding sequence ATGTCGGATATGCGCGCGGAATTCGGGGTGCTCGGACCGGTGCAGTTGACGATCGATGAGGTCGCGCAACCGCTCGGTGGTGTCAAACAGCGTGCGGTCTTGGCGTATCTGGTGGTCAATGCGAACCGGCCGGTGTCGACGGAGGCGCTGGCACAGGCGGTATGGGAGGAGAATCCGCCGCCGGATATCCGGATCAGCCTGCACACCATCGTGTCGAATCTGCGAAAGCCGTTGCGGGATGCCGGGCTCGACGCGCGCACGATCCTGTCGCGCGCCGGCACGGGCTACCGGATCACAGTGCCCGCGGACAGCTGCGATGTCCAGCGGTTCCGTAGGCGCAAGGAATCCGGATTGCGGGCCATGGCCGCGGGCCGGTTCTCGGTGGCCAGCGAGGTGCTCTCCAGCGCGCTCGGACAGTGGCGCGGCACCGCACTGGCGGACCTGCAGGGCCTCGGCTTCGCCGATGCCTTCGCCACCGCCCTGGACGACGAACGGATCGGCGTCATCGAAGCCCGCGCCCAGGCCGAGATCGCGCAGGGCCGGGCCGATGGCGTCATCACCGAGCTGGCCGAACTGGCCGATAGATATCCGCTGCGCGAACCGCTGTGGGAGCAGCTGATCACCGCGCTGTACGTGAGCGGTCGACAGAGCGACGCACTCGAGGCGCTGCGCCGATTGCGGGTGACGCTCGTCGATGAACTCGGCATCGATCCGGTGGCCTCGATTCGCGAACTCGAAGGCAAGATGCTGCGCCAGGAACCGCTCACCCCGCCCGCCGATGCCGTCGCATCCGCACTGCGCGTCACCACCGTCGTCGACCTGATAGCGCCCGGATCCCAAGCGTACCTGCGGGATTCGACCGGGCAGACGTTCCCGATCACCGGCCCGTTCACCCGCATCGGCCGACTGCCCGATAACGACATCGTGCTCGACGACGGCAAGGTCAGCCGTCATCACGCGGTGATCGTCAGCAATGGGGTGACGTGCGTGCTGAAGGATCTGTTGTCCTCGAACGGTGTGTTCGTCGGCGGGGTTCGGGTCATCGACGGCGCCGCGCTCACCGATGGTGTGACGATCCGTATCGGCGATACCGAATTCACCTTCGGCGTCATGCCGCACAACTAG